In Polynucleobacter sp. AP-Ainpum-60-G11, one DNA window encodes the following:
- a CDS encoding STAS-like domain-containing protein: MSKPSRLNQLIASVTEDVVAHPADLTRHYMGKLNISRVGANNYIKQLEEQGWIARSGPSTRPLFSPGYQRHVSRLYEIENLEEDLVWAKEFRPYFSLAPNVFNIVNHGFTEMLNNAIDHSGGSEVFIWARQTETRFTLAISDNGIGIFAKIATALNLPDMRQALFELSKGKFTTDPSRHSGEGVFFTSRMFDWFEINANNLEFHHDQKLVEDVLHEAKGIFPDGTVVFMSIALDSMRTTADVYAEYTNAPDDFDFSKTVVPMKLAQYGEEHLVSRSQAKRLIARFDRFKRVVLNFDGVQEIGQAFADEIFRVYANEHPDVELIPEKMTKQVQGMWLRAVAPRI, encoded by the coding sequence ATGTCTAAACCATCAAGACTTAATCAACTTATAGCAAGCGTAACCGAGGATGTTGTAGCACATCCCGCTGATCTGACGCGCCATTACATGGGTAAGCTGAATATTTCCAGGGTTGGCGCAAATAACTATATTAAACAGCTAGAGGAGCAGGGTTGGATTGCCAGAAGTGGGCCATCTACAAGGCCTTTGTTTAGTCCTGGGTATCAAAGGCATGTCTCAAGGCTCTACGAAATCGAAAATCTTGAGGAGGATCTGGTTTGGGCTAAGGAATTTAGGCCATATTTCAGCCTTGCACCAAATGTCTTTAATATCGTAAATCATGGCTTTACCGAGATGTTAAATAATGCAATTGACCACTCTGGAGGGAGTGAGGTTTTTATTTGGGCTCGGCAAACCGAAACCCGTTTTACATTGGCTATATCTGACAATGGAATTGGCATATTCGCAAAAATCGCTACCGCACTTAATTTGCCAGATATGCGACAAGCTCTTTTTGAGCTGTCAAAGGGTAAATTTACAACCGACCCAAGTAGGCATAGTGGTGAGGGCGTATTTTTTACTTCTCGGATGTTTGATTGGTTTGAAATAAATGCTAATAACTTAGAGTTCCATCACGATCAAAAGCTTGTGGAGGATGTATTGCATGAAGCAAAGGGGATATTTCCTGATGGAACAGTTGTCTTTATGAGTATTGCTTTAGATAGCATGCGAACTACAGCCGATGTCTATGCGGAATATACAAATGCTCCCGATGATTTTGATTTTTCTAAAACCGTGGTTCCAATGAAGCTTGCGCAGTATGGGGAAGAGCATTTGGTTTCGAGGTCCCAGGCAAAAAGATTGATAGCGCGATTTGATAGGTTTAAAAGGGTGGTGCTTAATTTTGATGGGGTGCAAGAAATTGGTCAGGCATTTGCGGATGAAATTTTCAGGGTTTATGCCAATGAGCACCCCGATGTCGAGTTGATACCAGAAAAGATGACTAAACAAGTTCAGGGTATGTGGTTGAGGGCTGTGGCTCCAAGAATTTAG
- a CDS encoding transglycosylase SLT domain-containing protein, which translates to MSDTQLAQPVTAGAKELLAHALSPVYRVMNGLLIVSVFMIVGLWLSGNGTQAGAFDLARILVPDEARHMVWQNGFGVLDQYQEEAPKALADKEITNVIYGKPAPASSTGLTSAKQQTVALLMPSVAHAQVKPISHLSDRIPASKIDPQALDSKLMVSIQNQRAVADFFEKKYKLDRAKIEEYVSNTVLIAKEVNIDPVLLLAVISVESNFNPLTKSHAGAEGLMQVMTAIHKDKYALYGGANDAIKPEVNIRVGAYILKYLIATSGSLRNGLKYYVGAANAETDGGYTDKVMAERNRLISLCQPATQNKVSPSDKNLNS; encoded by the coding sequence TTGAGTGACACACAACTAGCGCAGCCCGTAACGGCTGGTGCCAAAGAGTTGCTAGCTCACGCCCTCTCACCTGTCTACCGGGTGATGAACGGCCTATTGATTGTGAGTGTTTTCATGATTGTGGGGCTCTGGCTATCTGGCAATGGCACCCAAGCTGGTGCATTTGATTTGGCTCGCATCCTGGTCCCGGATGAGGCTCGCCATATGGTTTGGCAGAATGGTTTTGGGGTGCTCGATCAGTATCAAGAGGAGGCTCCTAAGGCTCTAGCCGATAAAGAAATCACTAATGTGATCTACGGAAAGCCTGCGCCTGCCTCTAGCACTGGCCTGACAAGCGCCAAGCAGCAAACGGTTGCCTTATTGATGCCCTCAGTGGCTCATGCCCAAGTCAAGCCGATTTCGCATTTATCGGACCGTATCCCGGCGTCAAAAATTGATCCTCAAGCACTCGATTCCAAGTTGATGGTATCCATCCAGAATCAACGTGCGGTAGCTGACTTCTTTGAAAAAAAATACAAGTTAGATCGCGCCAAGATTGAGGAATATGTTTCTAACACGGTGTTGATTGCAAAAGAGGTCAACATTGATCCAGTCCTCTTGCTTGCCGTGATTTCAGTAGAGTCAAACTTCAATCCATTGACAAAAAGTCATGCCGGTGCGGAAGGTTTGATGCAGGTGATGACTGCGATTCACAAAGATAAGTATGCCTTGTATGGTGGCGCGAATGATGCGATTAAACCTGAAGTGAATATTCGAGTTGGCGCTTATATCTTGAAGTACTTGATCGCAACTAGTGGCTCATTACGTAATGGCTTGAAATACTATGTTGGTGCTGCAAATGCAGAGACAGACGGTGGCTACACCGACAAAGTAATGGCTGAAAGAAATCGTCTAATTAGTTTATGCCAGCCAGCAACGCAAAATAAAGTAAGCCCAAGTGATAAGAATTTGAATTCATAA
- a CDS encoding FKBP-type peptidyl-prolyl cis-trans isomerase, whose protein sequence is MSELQKIDTVVGDGAEAVAGNEVDVHYTGWLFDENAPDHKGQKFDSSLDRGQFFSFPLGAGHVIKGWDQGVQGMKVGGKRTLIIPSEMGYGPRGAGGVIPPNATLVFDVELHGVN, encoded by the coding sequence GTGAGCGAACTCCAAAAAATAGATACCGTTGTTGGTGATGGCGCAGAAGCTGTTGCTGGGAATGAAGTAGATGTGCATTACACCGGGTGGTTATTTGACGAGAATGCGCCGGATCACAAAGGCCAGAAGTTTGATAGCTCCCTCGATCGCGGTCAGTTTTTTAGCTTTCCCCTAGGAGCTGGCCATGTTATTAAAGGCTGGGACCAAGGTGTGCAGGGTATGAAAGTTGGCGGTAAACGTACCCTGATTATCCCTTCGGAGATGGGTTATGGACCACGTGGTGCTGGTGGTGTGATTCCCCCAAATGCGACCTTGGTATTTGATGTAGAGCTACACGGAGTCAATTAA
- a CDS encoding DUF6352 family protein, whose product MTNFWPHSAYQTLAVGSDNQLLVTDDFLRTYLLRPELKLVPESCDAERALHQCLSENPRATIADQEITAMADPDIQVNYQVWLRYRTKLLAASSLENFYMSLFKGDGVDVPPLFIAQLAQIFIRHILGEDCNPLDARMGEIFFRTQKITVLEDGVVMGADDEVVTRNAQAGETGNILDLLKSKSMSMRSIDLDVLHEENADLYWEKNEDHDFAVQLNFGQPPINHFCHVLEKWVQHFLGAQVRVTPMQQITDPKWSWHVGLDAAATDILNKLYNKEPVDSEELEKVICLFRLDFIDEAAVTQSQAGKPVYLAIAMNDEKQLKLKPQNLLFNLPLAKAS is encoded by the coding sequence ATGACAAACTTCTGGCCACATTCAGCGTATCAAACCCTTGCAGTGGGCTCGGACAATCAATTGCTAGTGACAGATGATTTTCTGCGTACTTACTTATTGCGCCCGGAATTAAAACTCGTCCCGGAGTCTTGCGATGCTGAGCGCGCTCTTCATCAGTGCTTGAGTGAGAACCCCCGAGCAACTATCGCTGATCAAGAAATTACTGCGATGGCAGATCCGGATATTCAAGTGAACTATCAAGTTTGGCTCAGGTATCGAACCAAGCTATTGGCGGCTAGCTCCTTAGAGAACTTCTATATGAGCTTGTTTAAGGGTGATGGCGTGGATGTGCCGCCATTGTTTATTGCTCAGTTGGCGCAAATATTTATTCGACATATTTTGGGCGAGGATTGCAATCCTCTGGATGCTCGCATGGGAGAGATTTTCTTCCGGACTCAAAAGATCACTGTACTAGAAGATGGCGTTGTGATGGGCGCGGATGATGAGGTGGTAACTCGCAATGCGCAAGCCGGTGAGACTGGCAACATTCTCGACCTCCTTAAGAGCAAGTCGATGTCCATGCGCTCGATCGATTTAGATGTGCTGCATGAAGAAAATGCGGATCTGTATTGGGAGAAGAATGAGGATCATGATTTTGCAGTGCAGCTGAACTTTGGTCAGCCACCTATTAATCATTTTTGCCACGTCCTTGAAAAATGGGTGCAACACTTTTTAGGCGCTCAAGTTCGCGTTACCCCAATGCAGCAAATTACGGACCCCAAATGGTCTTGGCATGTTGGTTTAGATGCTGCGGCAACTGATATTTTGAACAAGCTTTACAACAAGGAGCCGGTAGATTCTGAGGAACTTGAAAAGGTTATTTGTTTATTCCGTTTGGACTTTATTGATGAGGCTGCTGTCACTCAATCTCAAGCTGGAAAACCGGTTTATTTAGCGATTGCCATGAATGATGAAAAGCAGCTCAAACTGAAGCCGCAAAACTTACTCTTCAATTTGCCCTTAGCTAAAGCATCCTAA